In the genome of Catharus ustulatus isolate bCatUst1 chromosome 1, bCatUst1.pri.v2, whole genome shotgun sequence, the window tgcgagcccagccagccccgtagccgcacaagactgaaaacactttaaaaagtacagagaaatatcacacacttttatcgaactgccgaggtaactcaccccgataacaacccctgcccctcagtaacgccgccatccacaggcaggcaataagctgttctctgattggttcatcgtcggaacaacgggaaaccatggatttcaaactgtttcagctcgggactggactggtatgatactaggtaagggcagatatcacatttttgttcatagattagccgcacccaaatattagccgcacttccgggtttccaccaaaatttttgtctaattactgcggcttatattcgtgaaattactgtacatatatatgAAGAGCATATTCAACAGaagcaaagaataaaatatgAAGCTTCAGACAAGTTAGCCATGGACAATTTAAATATCAGTATTCTGATGAAGTATTAACTGTTCTTACATTCTCTGTATGCAGATTATATTCAATAAGACATGACAAACAGTAAGTTAACATTGAATTTCCTAGTGCCGTGTATCGGGACATATTCTATTGTCactatgaaatatttcaaataggTATACTTCATGTATATGTAAGAGAAATATGCATAACAGCCCATAAAATGTGAAGTCAAACCTTTCCAGCAGGTAGAAGAAGGTAGAAGAATTGCACTCGGTTGTATTATGAGCATAGATTGTCTCATAACCGAACTACTTATtatgattttaaatgtttaagCTAATGTTCATTCCACTCAttttccccctgcccctctTTCTTTCTGATATAGTATAAACATAGTCTGCAGTGTATAACTTTCTCCTAAACTTCCCTAATTGTTTgcaatttttgaagaaaaaacaacagaaacatgATGAATgagccttttttttaaattggaagtGGAATCTACAAGACAGCTCAGAAACAACTGAAGTCTGGAAATGAgtcaattaagaaaaataaaatttaaaaaggtccttttcctgtctttctgcCATAAAGTATGTTTTGATATAAAACTCCTATGTCTTTGTGCTGTTTCAATGTGCTTCAAAGATTACCTTTACAATTAAGCTCATCAGAAAATACACATTGTACTCTCTCATGGAGAATCTATTAGCAGTCAGCATCACTTTTTTCAGTATCTcagttaaaaatacacatttaggTCAAAtactttgtgtgtgtgcatttcaGTCCTGATTTTCTATTGCCAGCTAACAGTTCATCAGCTAGCGAAGATGAGATATAAAGATCAACCTCATTTTCCTCATTGTTcacatttctctctttccctgctcttattttattttaattttttttattattatttagctTAGCAGACCTGCAGGTCTACAGGATGTTTCATAAATATAGTTAAAGCTGTGATCTATCCCAAAAAGCACCTTACCCTGTAGTAAAGATGAATGGCTAGACAGGGGAATAAGTTCTATAAAAGGATCTACCCATAAAATATtagacaaaaggaagaaaaaacattaaaagcaGCCTTTAAAATGttagaaattttagaaaatggTAATCTATCAGAAGGCTATCACAGGAAGAGGCTGCACTGGAAGACAAATGGAAGGAAAAGACTGATTGGTCCACTTCATACCTGCTggcattttcctcctctgcttaTTTATGAAGAACCATTTGGAGAGGTGAACTTTCAGTCATGACTTAAATCTGTCCTCCACAAATCTCTGGAATTTATGCTTTCAGCCATTTGTCAGGGTAAGGATTTCAAAGTATTAGCCAGGCAAAGCAGATCAAAACTGCCGAGACAACTTTGCCTGCAAAGAACCACACATATAAGCTATGCCAGCTTGCTGGATGAACAAGTTTCCTTGGGACTCAGGTACAGACAAAACATAAACTAGATTGCTTTACTAAATCCAAATGCACACCTGTGTTTGTAGGTGCTAACCTATGCTTGATTCCTGGCAATGGTCATAGTGAAGTCCTGAATTTTCACATAATTAATTATGCGTTCAAAAGGTAGCAAATGCTCGTAACAAAAGTGCAGATACAGCTCTAGAAAGTTACTCAGGGACAGCTATTGATTTTCCATGAAACACCCCATCTCAGATATAAGTGGGTATTTCTTGCTGTGATACCTTTAatacctaaatattttttacagaaatctgCCTTCAGATGAATATAACtacagtttatttttcagattattaCCACAGAGATTTTAGTTTTGCATCTGGTAGCTGCAATCACATACACTGAAAACAGGTGCTAGGAAACCTATTTAAATATTGACTGCAGAAGTGCCAAAGTGGGAGTCAGATTGCAAGAGGGAAGCAAAAGTCTAGTGTCAGATAGCTGGCCCTTAAATGccttaaattattcttttggcAAAAACACAGAGGCTGCCTGTGGTGATGGTATGACCTCTGTGTTGAATCTGATAGTCCCAGTTTGTAGGCACAGTTTAATGCAATTCTGTGGCTGTCAGAAAAAATTAGTGCAAACACCTGAGGAAACTGTTATTGGGAACATGAGCAGTCAAAATAGtttgaaaaagagagaaataatatTCCTGAAGATAGTCTAGGTTAAAAGCAAAGAAGCAAGtgctcaaaaataaaataggagaGGTCAACAGCATCCTGacctgtatcagcaatagtgtggccagctgGACCAGtgcagtgattgtccctctgtaccAGGCACTGGTGAGACCACACCTTAagtgctgtgtcctgttctGTGCCCCTCAGTACAAGGACACTGAAGTGCTGGGGAGTgttcagagaagggcagtggagcgGGGGAATGGTTTAGAGCACaaatcctgtgaggagcagctgagggtgcTGAAATTGTTTAGCCTAGAGcaaaggagactcaggggaaaccttatcactctctacaagtccctgaaaggaggctgtgtgTAGttgggggttggtctcttctcctaGGTATCaggcaataggacaagaggaaatggccttaagtTGTGCCAGAGGAGTTTTAGATGggctattagaaaaaaaatgcttcaccAAAAGGATTGTCAAGCACTACCACAGGCTACACAGAGAAGTAGTTGAGTCACTGTCCCTGAAGGTATTTGAGGGACttatggatgtggcacttagggacatggtttagtggtggactttGCAGTACCAGGTTAATGGCTAGACTCAATGATCCTAGTGGACTTTTTCAACttaaacaattccatgattccagaaacaggaaaggaagaaatgggACTTAGCTTTGGGCTATCAACATTAGAAACCTTTAACTGCAGGAAACTTTCAGCAGGAAGTCCAAAGAGCTTTACCTCTACAGAAGTCTTTATTCAGATAGATGCTGGAGAATACTTCTTGACTTGTCCATGTTGCCAATGGCCCTAGGATTCCTATAACAATCCTATTCTATCAGGACAGTGTAGAGGTGTCTTATCAAATTTAAAGGCTTTAagtaaagttttattttcatttgcttaaTATGGGTCTTGAAAAACACTAGGGGAATACAGCGACATACCTGGAAGATGAAGCAGAATTTGGAAGGATCACTTAGCAATTTGTGATATACATTTGTACTCTTACTACCTCCTACATGCCAAGTAGCATGCATGCCTCCTTCATACACACCTGTGGTCATCTGTTTCCTTCATAAATTTCTGTTAGTGTCTTCAGGCATTACTCCTAGCGCTTTAGAAAAATTTCACACTACCTTTCCTAATTTCAGAAAGGAGCATTGACTCTACATTTAAAAAACTATTTAGCAtgattatgaaataaaattattagaaataataaaagaaagagaaattatttagaaattattattagaaaTAAAGTATTAGAAATAAAGTAGTTCTGCAAAGACAGaatgaaaatcaggaaataattACTAGAGCCACAGCTATAAACCACCTACGAGATAAAAACATTGGCACTGCGCATAAGTCTGCAGCAAGGCAGAGAGAACTTTTTGCTAGCGGCCCTACTAACAGTTAATGTAGCATACCTTTCAGCTGAAACATAGATACAGGTCAGAAGAAGCTGTGACAGTTATTTCTCACAGGGATTTCACTGTCATGGGATATATCCAAAGTTTTGGCACTACCTACAAAAGATTGCATTGTTACTTCTATTATCTATTTTCCACATAGATAAACTGGAGTCATGGTTTGTAATACATTTTGGCTTCTTAATTTAAGCTTTCAAATGTACTGCCACTTCCTACTTCTAGTTGTGCAAGTagatttcattactttttttcctggggtTACTCACAGCTTGGTTTATGTCAGGTCAGTTTCTTGATCATGGCTTAACAGCTGTTCTAGTCCACCAAAGGTCCAATGCAAGAGGCATAATGAAAAAGCTCCAGCAGATAGCAATAGCATATGCCAATAATGTCAAATGTCCTTTAGCAGATCATCTCCTGGCAGTAGGTGTCAAATAGCAACAAGAAACACTAAACACATGCATGTCTGCCCTTTCTTGCTATCAAGAAGCTGTCAACagcagaccccaaacccaggatTCCCCAGCTGAGTTTTCCAAGTGAAATACTACTGATGCATCAAATCTGCATAGCAGCAGTGTTGTTTGAGACAAAACGTCTCACTGACCACATTTTTGTTACAGTGCTGGGGCTCCTGTAGACTTCTATAATGAAATAGTTTGGGAAACTGatcaagtagaaaaaaaaatcaagaggaaaaaaaatatttcatgttccTCCACTGCAAGAACACAGTAGTGTCTACTCAACAGGTGATGAGAATTGTACAAGAATCCATAACTAAAAAAGGTGGTCCTTAAGATTTCAATAACGCTTCAAAAAAGCATCCAAAAATTACAGCCATCTTATCGTGTAGGTATTTTGCTCTTCTAACTACCTACTTTTCTCCTAGACTCCAGGAGTACCTagctaaaaaataaagaatgctTTAAGTCACCAAATTCTCACCTAGTCttcattaaaaagaaggaaaaaaaagtcatcattCTGACATGGTTTCGAATGTTACACGAGAATATTTAGACTTTTCCAATTTgagttttaaaaagttaatattttccctttcttgtttACTAAAGCCTTCAGAGCATCAATTAAGTATGAATAAATTGGCATACAATGCCTTTCCTGTGGTCATTTTAAAATCATGATAGTGGAGACGAGGCACTTGTACAGTATTCATTCTTCATAAAACCCTATTGGATTTTAttatcaaatatattttctgtactTGTGGAATAAAGTCCAGAGCTTGTAGCTCCTGAAATTACAAATTCTTAAATGCTTCAACAGCAACACTTGTGGGAAAGAGTTATGTTTTGTACTCTAGACTGGCATGGAGATTGCTGGATAATCCAAGTTTGTGGCTGCaagaggagctgagccaggaggCACTGTTCAGGCCAGTCTATAATTCTACGATCTTGCTTGGTTCCTGTAGGACCTGGCTGCGGgcccagcacagcttcaccTTGTAAAGGAGGCCCCAGAGAAGTAATACTATCAGAATTGCTTCCCAGGATGCCCACTCCTCTTGTAGGTTTCAGTATGCAGCTCCCAGCGGCAGGAATTACGGCCACCACTGcttcaaaatattcaaaatattttgcatttgtaaCATTGAGTTAATGTGTATGAGttaaagagagaaggaaaattagAGTTCTGCTCTGTTAGAAAAACCTTTGGTGCCCCCTTGTGATCTTTTATTATCAGCATTTGAAATTAAGGGCTTTTTTCAGGGAGGAAAACAGTTCAACATTAAGATAGTTTCATATTTAAGTAAGTTAATTGAGGAAAGCATTTTAAGAATTAGTTTGTTTTATTAGTAACCATTCTGTTGTATGAAATTCCCCCTGGACTACTTTATGAGAATTATTTAAGCCAAGTAAAAAGTCCAGAACAGGAACTTAAAGTGACCTAGTGAGCATTTCTGTTTGGAGCAGAAAACGGGACTCATTGTACTTTCGCATGTTATGCCTATTTGAGATACAGAGTCTTGAACATTTTCTTAGCAAAAACACTTCTGGCAAAAATGCTGAAAGGTAATTGCATCCCAGTAAGTTTTTGTACATCACAACAGAGTGCACAAGGGCAAAAGgataaaggaaaatgaagactAAAACTGCAATATTCATGggagtgctgcttttgtgcAAATTTTTTCAAAAGAGGACTTCTGCAACACAAGCAGAACTCATTTTTAGAAGCCAAAAATGTTGCTATTGCCACCATCTCCAGAGCATCTAATATACCAAAATGTGTACCAGGAACATGTGATATATTCAAACcagaagaaaatgtcattttgtaGCCCAGTGGTCTAAATATAGGCTGGGTACTATGGCACTAAATCCTGGCAGAACAAAGCACTTGGAGGAGATGTGTTCTTCAGGTCCCTAATAATGTATTACACCAGTTCAAGAGTTTAGGAACTTTAGTGTCTCCTCAGTGAACATAAGATAGGACTCCTCCATTTAGGTACCAGCAGCACTTTAGGATGataattaacatttttactAAAGTAGAAGACTTTAGATCTTGCAGCTCCAACAACTTTTACCAATCATTACTGTGTTCATCTAGGGTACTACTTCTTCCCAACTAGCTGTCCCTATTTTCCCAGTTACTATCCTTCCACCACTTCAGCTCGTTCTAGTCATGACACAGTATCTAAGTTTAAGTAGTTTATGGAAACAGGTTTTTCACTATGATTCCAGagtgaaaagcagcagctgaattaCATGTATGGTTTCCACATCCCATTTGCCTACAGAGATTAAATGTGCCTACAGAATTAAGACACAAGCACTGTTTCAGAATTGCTTTCGGGATGAGTGTTAaagcacagaggaggaaaattaGAGGGGCTTTTAACACTTGAACTCCAGTCTTCAAGTCAGAAGTCTACTTTTATATGAAACTTTGGGTGTTTGACAGCTTATAAGttcattaaaaatgtcatgCTGTCAATATTTCCAGCTGAAGAGTTGGTTTCATCACTACTTATCCATTAGCACCCAGCTCAATAAGGTCTTACTAGCATTTAGGCTTCTGACAAGTTTGGGTAAGTTCTAACACTCTCCAGAAGCttgtcaaagagaaaaaatgtgttaaGCCTTTTTGTAATGGGTATTTCAACTAATCAGTGCTCAGAAAGTAAGAAAGTGAAAACAAACTCTGTTTTTGtttaactaaaaataaacacatcagTCCCAAAAAGAAGTCAGTTCTGCTGTGTCATCTGAAAAGTGATAACAGAACCTGTTAGATATTTTGCATCAAAAAATCCCTTAAGATTCAGTACAGACAAAAAAATTTGCACctgtaaaaatataatataaccACATCAAATACTAAATCATCACAAGACTCAAGCAGAGAAACAAAGCCTGAAGCTTAGGAGAACAAAGTACGAGATTACACACTTAAGGTTCAGTagaaattaatgggaaaagtttggatattttcaaaatttttgagaaaaatgtgGGAGTACTACACCAAGTGACTGAACTGTGGCTGTGCAGAAGACCTATACAAGAAATGCTGGTCTTGGTATGCATTGATCAGAGTATTTCTTATAGAGAAAAGAAACCCATAATGTTATTCTAGTTCTTGAGGAGGTGTTGCTTGCACGACTGACTGGTCAAATCGAATCAAAGAACATATTGAGGAGGTGTGGAAACAGTGAGGAGTTGTTAGACATGTGTTGTTGGATTGTCTTAAGAGATGAGACTAAATTCAGAGGATTTTTGTCAGGGAAAGAACAATCATGATATTGGGGAAGAAAAGTCTAAGGGAAGGATCAGATATATAAAATAGCTATTTTAGTAGCAATACTAAAAAAATGGCAGCAGGTTAAGTGACTACTAGAGCAATCTGGAGTAGGTCAACAACATGCTGATGGGACAGTATTCTAACCAGTTTTAAGACAGAACTTGATGAGTTGACATAAGAGCTTGGCTTTTTAAGAGCTTTCTAATCTGGCACTGCTGTATTTCTTCATGTTCctatgaaaacaaataaaagaaattgctTCTTGTATTAAAATTAATCAGAATGGCTTTAATTGCCTAAGGTATTTCAAAAAGTAACCAATATATGGAATAGGAAAATGATCTGACATATGGTGTTGAGATACTTAATTTAATGATGAAAATTTATCAGTTTTGGTTGGTTAGTGATAAAACATACTAACGTTCCCTAATCTATAAACAATTCCAAAGATTTGTAACTATTTTTTTTGACTAAGGTCTTCCATACTTGTCACCAAGGAAAGAATGATCAGAGACTTAAGTAATTTCAATTTCCTTCTCAGAAATCACTTGAGGTTTATGGTTgctgctcaaaaaaaaaagacttatGAAGCAAAATTCTTGCAGCAACATCTGTCAGCAGCAAAAGGTTACTTCTAATAATTCTACTTTAGAATTTAAACCCATAGCTCTGGCTCAAACCATTATGGTCAGAAAACTAAATTCATTCCCTGGGCATGTGTAGGCAACATCACTCCTCCCACTAATCATGTCTGTCTAAAGGGAAATGAGGATtacaaaaataagattttcagCAGCCCAATACTAACCTAAATATTATCCCGAACATTACCCCCATGTTCCAGTAGGAAAGACAATTCACTCCTCCCTTTCCAACAATCTGTTGTCAGTTGTAAAAATAAACCTTGAGCTGGAGAATAACTGTGGGCATAACATTTTAGAATATGCTTGATCATTGTCATTTCTACTGCAGGAGTACTTTTACATCCTTCTCATGTACGCTAGCACCTGACCTCAGGTCTCAAATAATTAATTCagaccagaagaaaaagaaacacagatcCCTAGATCCCCATATACTTGTaaactgttttctgtttgagttttttgttttgtttcaagaGGGGTGGGGGataattttgggggtttagaGGTGGTGCTTGTGTGCTGGGGTGGGTTCTGGAAACTGAAGTCAAGTCAGATTAAGCATAAAGGTAAATTCACAACAGCAAAAGTGATGCCACAGTATTTTTAGATACATGAATATGTATGGCATCACCTGAAGTTTCCAGGACAAAAAATTTGTCAAACTCAGTGCAACAGAATAGACACACAGCATCagtttaatttataaattactATTCTATTAACTTCCATTACAGAGGCTAAGAGAACAAATTAATTATTccaataaaaaaattcagacaaCTAATATATTGGTTTTGACATATCACCATTCATAGTAATAGAAGCATTTTTTGCAGATATACATAGTGCCTCACTTTGAGacatgtttaaataaataaatctgatttcaaagactttttttagaaataattctttaatttgTCTTTAAGACaacaataacatttttaaacatcTATGAGGTGCTGCAAGTTAAATATTGAAGACTACATTTAAGacactttatttaaaatttaagatGTTAATAAGTTCTTACCTACTACACAACAGATAAAAcaaatcataaaatatttttaaatgttcattttttaaaaacaaaaaaatactacATTAATTAAGATATATACATGAGAGGTTATCTTGGTAAGTCAGCAAGAACAAATGGGACGATACTCTCAAAATGCATCCTCTTAGGAAGAACAGGAACAAGATTAGGAATTTAGGGGGAGGgtaaaaggaattaaattgAAAGACGCCTTACAAATTTAGagtctttttaaatttcttttgctttgggCACTGCCTGGTGGAGcatcttttttattcttccgTTTTGCAGATAAAGCATTACATTCTTTTGACCCATGGAATGCACGCAGACATAAAATACAGAACTCAAATGCACATGCTTCTCTGCTACATAGCCCCCGTTTCTTCACCAATTGATATTTAGCAGGATATTGACATCTTGGACAAGGTTTTAGAGCTTCATCAGTGAACAGAGTCTTAGCAACCTGTAGCAAGAGGAGAGAGACTTAGTCTTCTAAATTAAAACATcctaaaaactgaaaatgaaacatttcttagATACCTACTTTCATGTACTCTTCCTGCCTACTAGCCGAGTGGGGGAGAGAACTGCATCTCCTAGGTGTAAGTTCAGTGTGTGAAGGTGGTGTCTGTAATACAGGAGTTCTGGCTTGAGCTTGAACAGGCCTTAGAGCAGATCTATTGAGAATATTAAGTCTTGTAGCAGCATCTTCAGCCTTCAATAAATATTCCtgttattttataattattaaaaaaaaaggagaaaaatgaagatgttATTTAATCTGGGATTTGCCACTGGATTTtacttgtttgggttttttcccctctgcaaaGCACGTAAGATAATTATAGATATATTACAAGTATTTAccattaaatgtttttatttagcAAGAGATCAAGAGAGAGATCATCACGAAGTCTCATGAGCAGGGTAAAAAGCCAACTGTCTTTTAACACACTCTACTGGTGCTCATGTTTGTGAATTAGGTCATCTCAATAGCAGGTGTGCACATATCATGtggaagagctgaaaaaaatatacttctATCAATATGCTTACTTCTCTAGATGCCCTTTAAAACCCTTCTACATATCCGTCTGATGTCCACAAATACATGTGACACAAGCAGTCCTGAAAATAATCAGGAACCATCTAGAGTGTGTCCTACAGCACCGCAGACTAGAGTGAAATGGACAAGAAGGAACAGCATGGCACAATGGTATGAGCAGAGTTTAAAATATAAAGCTGGAATTAGTCAAGGAAGAGATCCTACAGGATTCTCAAGAAAGGGCAGAAGGGATAAATAAGTCTAACATGGTTGACCAGTACTCAAACTGCAGACCACTGAAAAGCAGTGAGAGCCATTACACTCTCCTGTTAGAATCCATCACCTACTCATTTTGGAGCTGCCTGTCAGTTACCTTCCTGTAGCTTTACAAGATGTTTCCCCTTTCCTTATATCTTCTTTcacacttgggaaaaaaaaaatcacctttgaGAACCATCTTACCCGAGCTGCTTCATTCAGCTGTTTTGTGTACAACTTTCTCCTCTTATCTGCAATTCTGTCTTGTACAATGATTTCACGCCAGCTTTTGCTTACTTTCCAAATGCtggaacaaataaaaaattcaacCACTTTCAAATTTTTCAAGTAGTGCAGAAGTCATGATAGTAAGACTACCTAGCAAAGATCTTTGCATGGTTTCATATACTCTTGGTCATTTTACAGACTGCTGCTATAGACTAGTTCATTATTTTGTTATGAAACAGATCTCATACTTTACACATATCACTGTATAACAGAAGAGTCTAGAGAACAACAGTAGTGTTAACAGCACAGCATATctttgacttaaaaaaaataaattaatttcttcctccaTATAAGCCACTTACCAAGATTGTTCCTAGTCACATTTGTGTAAGGAGTTCTGAAAACATCTGTGCCCTTATAACTTTCATCTATTTACCCATTCCCTTTGTTACTAACAAAGGAATAAAGAGCTTTGTGTGAAATGTAACAATTCCTATtgattagaaattaatttaggtAACTCAAAATTGAGCATCTTTGTAACTACAAATAACTCTGGAAATGTTCAATAAAAATGATAGAAAATGTGGGTTTGAGTGCTATGCACTACTGGGAACTTGTAATgagaataaattactttttaagcTTAAAggaatttatatattttaaaatttacaagTATCGTGATTTAGTTTTGAGTCTACTAATTTTCTGTGTccatttatctttttaatgcccctatttatttttagatcAACACAAAGATCTACCTAATGGTGAGaaaactttcaatttttttcagaaccAAATTTTATTGACAACACCCAGTATTCCAGAAGTTATTGTAATTCATTTGCAGAAGCacatctttttcccttttttgtgtgtgaagcAGTAGTACTTACCTGCATAGACTTTCCACTGTCAAAGCATCTAAAACTATAGCAAGAACATGTTTCAAATTTCTATCTTTCAATTCTGTTAAAATATCTAGTTTTTCAAGGCCCATTTTCTTGCCAATAAGTCCAGGAAGAACATGAtctaatgcaaatatttctgttccaTCAATATTCTCTGAGATTTGCTTTTGGTGCGATCTTTGTCTTTGCAAGCAAATTTCATGAACTATTTGCAGAGCTGGAGTTCTTGAGAGATCTCCATGACTTACAACTAGGTCTCCACTAGGCTGCTCGTTTAGAACTAACTCATGATCTTCACTGAcaaagtttctttcttttgttattaTATGCATTGAAGTAGGACTGCCATGATTATCTTCTGTCTCTGACTGGGAGCCTAGCTCCCGAAGAGTAGATAACCTTCTGACTCGCTCAagttttcttgtctttcttttaCTGTCTAAAGTTTTGGAATCTTCTTTGTGCTTTTGGAAGAGCTCTTGGAAAGATCCCTCATAATCAGACAGCGAGTCTCCTGATTTGTCCAAAGGAAGTGAATTATATCCGCTATCCTCAGGCGTTGAAAGTTCTGGGTAATTTGCTACCTTAACAGGGGAAGAGTTTATATCACACAGTCCAAAGTTCAAGTTCTCTACAGGACTGGTGATACAAGTCAAGAATTTACCCTCACTGGCCTCAGGTAATACACTGTATGTAGGAGTCCTAAGCACTCCACGTTTAACACTCAAAAGAACACTTTCATTGCATTCGTTAGTGTTACTAGCAGTGACATCCTTCCACTGAATTGGAGATAAACTTTCCGATTCTAACAATAAGGGGTCCTTACACTGGGACTCATCTAGTGTAGAAGTCCTTTGTTGTGAAAAGGAAAGCCTCCGTCTTGGAGAGCCAGGATTAGAGGCCTCAGGTACTGAAGTGCTAGTTGTCAGAGGTCTGTAACCTTTATCTTTTGGAGAATCTGCAGCAGTTTGTGAGAGCTTTTCTTCAGAGCTCAAAACACAAGAGAATACTTTTTTCCTGATGCTTCCTGAAGAACTAGGTTGTCTTTCACAGCATCCTATAGTTGTGCCAGCTTCACCAGTCTTGGGTAAAAGAAGCCTCCTGCGTAGTGAGGAGCCTTTTCTACTTGATTTAGGAGTTTCAAAAAACTCTGCACTTctatttgcttctcttttttctgaTAAGGAGATGgaattaaattctttttcaatAGATGGTGACCTGGGAAAGAAGGCACTAGGATGGACGTGCTCAGAATGTTCCTGTAGCAATGATACACTTGTTACA includes:
- the FBXO43 gene encoding F-box only protein 43 — protein: MSDSRPVRFNIPKINRLTPPRSNFKYSNFKDTCCTSAFPDSRCNESVKDPDAECEEASVTSVSLLQEHSEHVHPSAFFPRSPSIEKEFNSISLSEKREANRSAEFFETPKSSRKGSSLRRRLLLPKTGEAGTTIGCCERQPSSSGSIRKKVFSCVLSSEEKLSQTAADSPKDKGYRPLTTSTSVPEASNPGSPRRRLSFSQQRTSTLDESQCKDPLLLESESLSPIQWKDVTASNTNECNESVLLSVKRGVLRTPTYSVLPEASEGKFLTCITSPVENLNFGLCDINSSPVKVANYPELSTPEDSGYNSLPLDKSGDSLSDYEGSFQELFQKHKEDSKTLDSKRKTRKLERVRRLSTLRELGSQSETEDNHGSPTSMHIITKERNFVSEDHELVLNEQPSGDLVVSHGDLSRTPALQIVHEICLQRQRSHQKQISENIDGTEIFALDHVLPGLIGKKMGLEKLDILTELKDRNLKHVLAIVLDALTVESLCSIWKVSKSWREIIVQDRIADKRRKLYTKQLNEAAREYLLKAEDAATRLNILNRSALRPVQAQARTPVLQTPPSHTELTPRRCSSLPHSASRQEEYMKVAKTLFTDEALKPCPRCQYPAKYQLVKKRGLCSREACAFEFCILCLRAFHGSKECNALSAKRKNKKDAPPGSAQSKRNLKRL